One Rhinoderma darwinii isolate aRhiDar2 chromosome 6, aRhiDar2.hap1, whole genome shotgun sequence DNA window includes the following coding sequences:
- the NFATC2IP gene encoding NFATC2-interacting protein isoform X1 has protein sequence MADVAADRQSDDSSDSDVAVVMPQRAKRRRILQGTIPITASVYSNKVNSCLKLIPDNLSALDQMEKELQKKRGCEDLESEVLVEPPPVKPVTPTYDSSDSEDVQNEKNAPCQRIRDSSPSPPPTPKTPARKKKNRMSRKIRQMEARLQDLGTVMSPLRNSDNDVIVLGSSPPPELTIKVRRRGKIFRINVRPTDPLQMLVESVASRLEVGSSQILLLRGDEELDTKETPQSLNLTVADIIDCMVHSASREQGSDDQSDGKICLKVQGRDKQSHLGVTIGMNEPLQSLMDQYSVAMGLSGKICFMFEGQKLKGRNTAEELGLESDDIIEAWA, from the exons ATGGCGGATGTTGCTGCGGACAGG CAGAGCGATGACAGCAGCGACAGCGACGTAGCGGTGGTGATGCCGCAAAGAGCGAAACGTCGCAGAATCCTCCAGGGGACCATTCCCATCACCGCATCCGTGTACTCCAACAAG GTGAACAGTTGTCTGAAGCTGATACCAGATAATCTCAGcgctctggaccagatggagaaggagCTTCAAAAGAAGCGGGGGTGCGAAG accTAGAGAGTGAAGTCCTGGTAGAGCCGCCGCCTGTAAAACCAGTGACCCCCACGTACGACTCGTCTGACTCTGAAGACGTACAGAACGAGAAGAATGCCCCGTGTCAAAG AATACGGGACTCTTCTCCGTCTCCGCCCCCCACCCCAAAGACTCCAGCGAGGAAAAAGAAAAATCGTATGAGCCGGAAAATAAG GCAGATGGAAGCGCGCCTCCAGGATCTGGGCACCGTCATGTCCCCGTTACGTAACTCTGACAACGATGTGATTGTGCTGGGGAGCAGCCCGCCCCCGGAACTGACCATAAAAGTGCGCCGCAGGGGGAAGATCTTCAGGATAAATGTCAGACCT ACCGACCCCCTGCAGATGTTGGTGGAGTCTGTGGCCTCGCGGCTGGAGGTCGGCTCTTCACAGATCTTACTGCTCCGCGGGGATGAAGAACTTGATACAAAGGAGACCCCACAATCTCTGAACCTCACTGTGGCCGACATCATCG attgcatggtcCACTCGGCCTCCAGGGAGCAGGGATCTGATGACCAATCCGATGGGAAGATCTGTCTGAAAGTCCAGGGGAGGGACAAGCAGTCGCACCTCGGCGTCACTATCGGGATG AATGAACCGCTCCAGTCCCTTATGGATCAGTACAGCGTTGCCATGGGTCTCTCCGGTAAGATCTGCTTCATGTTTGAAGGGCAGAAGCTAAAGGGCAGGAATACAGCGGAGGAGCTCGGCCTGGAAAGCGATGACATCATAGAAGCATGGGCGTGA
- the NFATC2IP gene encoding NFATC2-interacting protein isoform X2, with amino-acid sequence MADVAADRSDDSSDSDVAVVMPQRAKRRRILQGTIPITASVYSNKVNSCLKLIPDNLSALDQMEKELQKKRGCEDLESEVLVEPPPVKPVTPTYDSSDSEDVQNEKNAPCQRIRDSSPSPPPTPKTPARKKKNRMSRKIRQMEARLQDLGTVMSPLRNSDNDVIVLGSSPPPELTIKVRRRGKIFRINVRPTDPLQMLVESVASRLEVGSSQILLLRGDEELDTKETPQSLNLTVADIIDCMVHSASREQGSDDQSDGKICLKVQGRDKQSHLGVTIGMNEPLQSLMDQYSVAMGLSGKICFMFEGQKLKGRNTAEELGLESDDIIEAWA; translated from the exons ATGGCGGATGTTGCTGCGGACAGG AGCGATGACAGCAGCGACAGCGACGTAGCGGTGGTGATGCCGCAAAGAGCGAAACGTCGCAGAATCCTCCAGGGGACCATTCCCATCACCGCATCCGTGTACTCCAACAAG GTGAACAGTTGTCTGAAGCTGATACCAGATAATCTCAGcgctctggaccagatggagaaggagCTTCAAAAGAAGCGGGGGTGCGAAG accTAGAGAGTGAAGTCCTGGTAGAGCCGCCGCCTGTAAAACCAGTGACCCCCACGTACGACTCGTCTGACTCTGAAGACGTACAGAACGAGAAGAATGCCCCGTGTCAAAG AATACGGGACTCTTCTCCGTCTCCGCCCCCCACCCCAAAGACTCCAGCGAGGAAAAAGAAAAATCGTATGAGCCGGAAAATAAG GCAGATGGAAGCGCGCCTCCAGGATCTGGGCACCGTCATGTCCCCGTTACGTAACTCTGACAACGATGTGATTGTGCTGGGGAGCAGCCCGCCCCCGGAACTGACCATAAAAGTGCGCCGCAGGGGGAAGATCTTCAGGATAAATGTCAGACCT ACCGACCCCCTGCAGATGTTGGTGGAGTCTGTGGCCTCGCGGCTGGAGGTCGGCTCTTCACAGATCTTACTGCTCCGCGGGGATGAAGAACTTGATACAAAGGAGACCCCACAATCTCTGAACCTCACTGTGGCCGACATCATCG attgcatggtcCACTCGGCCTCCAGGGAGCAGGGATCTGATGACCAATCCGATGGGAAGATCTGTCTGAAAGTCCAGGGGAGGGACAAGCAGTCGCACCTCGGCGTCACTATCGGGATG AATGAACCGCTCCAGTCCCTTATGGATCAGTACAGCGTTGCCATGGGTCTCTCCGGTAAGATCTGCTTCATGTTTGAAGGGCAGAAGCTAAAGGGCAGGAATACAGCGGAGGAGCTCGGCCTGGAAAGCGATGACATCATAGAAGCATGGGCGTGA
- the LOC142656010 gene encoding arylamine N-acetyltransferase, pineal gland isozyme NAT-10-like → MDLKTYLQRINLEDCAPPSLAALRELHSHHVHSVPTESLSIHSGEKIILDISWIYNKIVVRRRGGFCYENNGLFLWVLQQLGYQTQVLSGRVKNQITSIYGPLFDHMILLVVLEGRRWLCDVGFGEGFVEPFPLEAGWEEEQDSGVYRLRVDGDEWYMERKEEELWMSLFKFTLEERTFEDFREMCEYHQTDSSSFFVRKSFCSIKLPHGRLTYIGHRLISTEHIQGGGSVKTTQELTEEEIPGLLRDKFGSVLNGKLIPKDD, encoded by the coding sequence ATGGACTTGAAGACCTACCTCCAGCGGATAAATTTGGAGGACTGCGCACCTCCCTCCCTCGCAGCATTACGGGAATTACACTCACACCACGTACACTCTGTTCCCACAGAAAGTCTCAGCATACATAGTGGGGAAAAGATCATCTTGGACATTTCGTGGATATACAACAAAATAGTTGTAAGACGACGTGGTGGTTTCTGTTATGAAAACAATGGCCTCTTCTTGTGGGTGCTGCAACAACTGGGCTACCAAACACAGGTGCTGTCCGGCAGGGTGAAGAACCAAATAACCAGCATTTATGGCCCACTCTTTGACCATATGATATTGTTGGTAGTATTGGAAGGAAGGAGATGGCTTTGTGATGTCGGTTTTGGGGAAGGATTCGTTGAGCCATTTCCTCTGGAGGCTGGATGGGAAGAGGAGCAGGACAGTGGTGTGTATCGGTTACGGGTAGATGGAGATGAGTGGTACATGGAGAGGAAAGAGGAGGAACTCTGGATGAGCCTCTTCAAGTTCACACTCGAGGAGAGAACATTTGAGGACTTCCGGGAGATGTGTGAATATCATCAGACCGACTCAAGCTCTTTTTTTGTCCGCAAATCCTTTTGTTCCATCAAACTGCCCCATGGAAGACTAACGTACATTGGGCACCGGCTGATCAGCACGGAGCATATCCAGGGAGGTGGAAGTGTGAAGACCACTCAAGAACTCACCGAGGAAGAGATTCCAGGTTTACTTAGAGACAAATTTGGCTCTGTCCTAAATGGAAAACTGATACCAAAAGACGACTAG